Proteins co-encoded in one Rhodopirellula bahusiensis genomic window:
- a CDS encoding glycosyltransferase codes for MKMKIACVIHSLDGGGAERVMAGLASRLANRAHSVTLITLDDGSHDRHEVDSSVSRQAIDVLSTPHRTVSLWTRIRHLRSAISSGNFDIVLSFCDATNWLTLLATRGLGVPVVVSERSDPKHQSLGRTRELLRRHLYPKAYQVVCLSGDVAGTLQARTRCHTLVIPSAVEAPSQDELVRTGTTDIADTKAELDAEQRTQQLVAVGRLEHEKGFDRLIRCLADLPDAAPEWELTIHGEGSQRNSLESLARELKIESRVHFPGWTRPIWPAYQSADWFVLPSRYEGFPSALLEAMACSTAVLTVDAGGAVRDVIDHGRNGWLVANENAALRDGLHHCLTSPDLRRRLETHAAEVTERFGWSAMVDAYEACLQNACERQPRG; via the coding sequence ATGAAAATGAAAATCGCCTGCGTGATCCATTCGCTCGATGGGGGTGGTGCCGAACGAGTGATGGCCGGCCTCGCCTCGCGTCTGGCAAACCGCGCCCACTCCGTCACGCTGATCACCCTGGACGACGGAAGCCACGATCGTCACGAGGTCGACTCAAGCGTTTCGCGGCAAGCCATCGACGTCCTGTCGACGCCTCATCGGACAGTCTCCCTTTGGACCCGAATTCGACACCTGAGGTCAGCGATCAGCTCTGGCAACTTCGACATTGTCCTTTCGTTTTGCGATGCCACCAACTGGCTGACGTTGCTCGCCACCCGTGGACTCGGTGTTCCAGTCGTCGTCAGCGAACGAAGCGACCCCAAGCATCAATCACTCGGCCGCACTCGAGAACTCCTCCGGCGACACCTGTACCCGAAGGCTTACCAAGTCGTATGCCTGAGCGGAGACGTTGCGGGCACACTGCAGGCTCGCACTCGTTGTCACACGCTCGTCATTCCGTCGGCTGTTGAAGCCCCATCGCAGGATGAACTCGTGCGAACGGGAACGACCGACATAGCAGACACGAAAGCCGAACTTGATGCCGAACAACGGACGCAGCAACTCGTGGCCGTCGGCAGGCTCGAACATGAAAAGGGATTTGACCGACTGATTCGCTGCCTTGCCGACTTACCAGACGCTGCACCGGAATGGGAACTCACGATTCACGGCGAAGGCAGCCAGCGAAATTCGCTCGAGTCACTCGCTCGCGAACTCAAGATCGAATCACGAGTCCACTTCCCTGGCTGGACTCGTCCGATCTGGCCCGCCTATCAATCCGCGGATTGGTTTGTGCTGCCCAGTCGCTATGAAGGGTTCCCTTCCGCGTTGCTTGAGGCGATGGCTTGCTCCACCGCTGTCTTGACCGTCGACGCGGGTGGAGCGGTCCGAGATGTGATCGATCACGGACGCAACGGTTGGTTGGTCGCCAACGAAAACGCAGCACTTCGTGACGGCCTTCATCATTGCCTGACGTCGCCCGATCTTCGTCGGCGTCTCGAGACTCATGCAGCAGAGGTCACGGAACGATTCGGGTGGTCCGCGATGGTCGATGCCTATGAAGCGTGCTTGCAAAACGCTTGCGAGCGTCAACCACGAGGCTGA